One genomic segment of Ricinus communis isolate WT05 ecotype wild-type chromosome 3, ASM1957865v1, whole genome shotgun sequence includes these proteins:
- the LOC8264823 gene encoding 1-acyl-sn-glycerol-3-phosphate acyltransferase BAT2, chloroplastic isoform X4, which yields MELAFHPTHSNPLRLCYKRSSVHALSSSSLLSSVHKGLHVGSSPVKRAIMRSTNNSAFSGSLCIPRKLVAVPWAEELNWPHFDSKLHKRNKLPRKTVVRSELVGNANPESAHPLSDIKLGAKVRGICFYAVTAIAAIFLFVLMLVQHPFVLLLDRYRRKTQFFIAKIWAMITVAPFFKIEFEGLENLPSPDAPAVYVSNHQSFLDIYTLLTLGRSFKFISKTGIFLFPIIGWAMFMLGVIPLKRMDSRSQLECLKRCIELVKKGTSVFFFPEGTRSKDGKLGIFKKGAFSVAAKTKVPVVPITLMGTGKIMPAGMESILNLGSVKVVIHKPVEGSNPEVLCNEVRNTIASVLNQQS from the exons ATGGAACTCGCTTTCCACCCGACTCATAGTAATCCTCTGCGTCTCT gtTATAAAAGATCGAGTGTTCATgctttatcttcttcttcgcTGCTG TCCTCTGTGCATAAAGGGCTGCATGTTGGATCCTCTCCAGTTAAGCGAGCAATTATGAGAAGTACAAATAATT CTGCTTTTAGTGGCTCTTTATGCATTCCAAGGAAGCTTGTGGCAGTACCATGGGCAGAGGAGCTCAACTGGCCACATTTTGACTCTaaactgcataaaagaaataagctGCCAAGAAAAACAGTTGTAAGATCTGAACTTGTGGGGaatgcaaatcctgaatctgCCCACCCCTTATCAG ATATAAAATTAGGGGCAAAAGTTAGGGGAATATGCTTTTATGCTGTCACTGCAATTGCTGCGATTTTTCTGTTTGTGCTGATGTTGGTACAACACCCTTTTGTGCTCTTGTTGGATCGATATCGAAGAAAAACCCAATTTTTCATTGCCAAGATTTGGGCCATGATAACTGTTGctccattttttaaaattgagtttGAAGGACTGGAGAATCTACCTTCTCCAGATGCTCCTGCTGTGTATGTCTCAAACCACCAGAGTTTTCTAGATATATATACGCTTCTCACTCTTGGTAGAAGCTTTAAGTTCATCAGCAAGACCGGGATATTTCTATTTCCCATTATCGGGTGGGCCATGTTTATGCTGGGTGTCATTCCTTTGAAGCGCATGGATAGCAGAAGCCAGTTG GAATGTCTTAAACGATGCATAGAACTAGTAAAGAAGGGGACCTCTGTATTTTTCTTCCCAGAGGGAACACGGAGTAAAGATGGGAAATTAGGTATTTTCAAG AAAGGTGCATTCTCAGTTGCAGCAAAAACTAAGGTGCCTGTAGTCCCAATTACTCTCATGGGGACTGGAAAAATCATGCCTGCCGGAATGGAGAGCATCTTGAATTTAGGGTCTGTTAAAGTTGTTATTCATAAGCCGGTAGAAGGAAGCAATCCTGAAGTTCTGTGCAATGAAGTTAGAAATACAATTGCAAGTGTGCTTAATCAACAAAGTTGA
- the LOC8264823 gene encoding 1-acyl-sn-glycerol-3-phosphate acyltransferase BAT2, chloroplastic isoform X5 encodes MELAFHPTHSYKRSSVHALSSSSLLSSVHKGLHVGSSPVKRAIMRSTNNSAFSGSLCIPRKLVAVPWAEELNWPHFDSKLHKRNKLPRKTVVRSELVGNANPESAHPLSDIKLGAKVRGICFYAVTAIAAIFLFVLMLVQHPFVLLLDRYRRKTQFFIAKIWAMITVAPFFKIEFEGLENLPSPDAPAVYVSNHQSFLDIYTLLTLGRSFKFISKTGIFLFPIIGWAMFMLGVIPLKRMDSRSQLECLKRCIELVKKGTSVFFFPEGTRSKDGKLGIFKKGAFSVAAKTKVPVVPITLMGTGKIMPAGMESILNLGSVKVVIHKPVEGSNPEVLCNEVRNTIASVLNQQS; translated from the exons ATGGAACTCGCTTTCCACCCGACTCATA gtTATAAAAGATCGAGTGTTCATgctttatcttcttcttcgcTGCTG TCCTCTGTGCATAAAGGGCTGCATGTTGGATCCTCTCCAGTTAAGCGAGCAATTATGAGAAGTACAAATAATT CTGCTTTTAGTGGCTCTTTATGCATTCCAAGGAAGCTTGTGGCAGTACCATGGGCAGAGGAGCTCAACTGGCCACATTTTGACTCTaaactgcataaaagaaataagctGCCAAGAAAAACAGTTGTAAGATCTGAACTTGTGGGGaatgcaaatcctgaatctgCCCACCCCTTATCAG ATATAAAATTAGGGGCAAAAGTTAGGGGAATATGCTTTTATGCTGTCACTGCAATTGCTGCGATTTTTCTGTTTGTGCTGATGTTGGTACAACACCCTTTTGTGCTCTTGTTGGATCGATATCGAAGAAAAACCCAATTTTTCATTGCCAAGATTTGGGCCATGATAACTGTTGctccattttttaaaattgagtttGAAGGACTGGAGAATCTACCTTCTCCAGATGCTCCTGCTGTGTATGTCTCAAACCACCAGAGTTTTCTAGATATATATACGCTTCTCACTCTTGGTAGAAGCTTTAAGTTCATCAGCAAGACCGGGATATTTCTATTTCCCATTATCGGGTGGGCCATGTTTATGCTGGGTGTCATTCCTTTGAAGCGCATGGATAGCAGAAGCCAGTTG GAATGTCTTAAACGATGCATAGAACTAGTAAAGAAGGGGACCTCTGTATTTTTCTTCCCAGAGGGAACACGGAGTAAAGATGGGAAATTAGGTATTTTCAAG AAAGGTGCATTCTCAGTTGCAGCAAAAACTAAGGTGCCTGTAGTCCCAATTACTCTCATGGGGACTGGAAAAATCATGCCTGCCGGAATGGAGAGCATCTTGAATTTAGGGTCTGTTAAAGTTGTTATTCATAAGCCGGTAGAAGGAAGCAATCCTGAAGTTCTGTGCAATGAAGTTAGAAATACAATTGCAAGTGTGCTTAATCAACAAAGTTGA
- the LOC8264823 gene encoding 1-acyl-sn-glycerol-3-phosphate acyltransferase BAT2, chloroplastic isoform X1 — protein sequence MELAFHPTHSNPLRLCYKRSSVHALSSSSLLYFSLLHGDIFFFLFWCGVSGGICPYRDALFNEFEEIVYFCISMEGIMIIGLHVGSSPVKRAIMRSTNNSAFSGSLCIPRKLVAVPWAEELNWPHFDSKLHKRNKLPRKTVVRSELVGNANPESAHPLSDIKLGAKVRGICFYAVTAIAAIFLFVLMLVQHPFVLLLDRYRRKTQFFIAKIWAMITVAPFFKIEFEGLENLPSPDAPAVYVSNHQSFLDIYTLLTLGRSFKFISKTGIFLFPIIGWAMFMLGVIPLKRMDSRSQLECLKRCIELVKKGTSVFFFPEGTRSKDGKLGIFKKGAFSVAAKTKVPVVPITLMGTGKIMPAGMESILNLGSVKVVIHKPVEGSNPEVLCNEVRNTIASVLNQQS from the exons ATGGAACTCGCTTTCCACCCGACTCATAGTAATCCTCTGCGTCTCT gtTATAAAAGATCGAGTGTTCATgctttatcttcttcttcgcTGCTG TATTTTTCGCTTCTACATGGCgacattttcttcttccttttctggtgtGGGGTGAGTGGAGGGATATGTCCGTATCGTGATGCCTTGTTTAATGAATTCGAAGAgattgtttatttttgcatcAGTATGGAGGGCATCATGATTATTG GGCTGCATGTTGGATCCTCTCCAGTTAAGCGAGCAATTATGAGAAGTACAAATAATT CTGCTTTTAGTGGCTCTTTATGCATTCCAAGGAAGCTTGTGGCAGTACCATGGGCAGAGGAGCTCAACTGGCCACATTTTGACTCTaaactgcataaaagaaataagctGCCAAGAAAAACAGTTGTAAGATCTGAACTTGTGGGGaatgcaaatcctgaatctgCCCACCCCTTATCAG ATATAAAATTAGGGGCAAAAGTTAGGGGAATATGCTTTTATGCTGTCACTGCAATTGCTGCGATTTTTCTGTTTGTGCTGATGTTGGTACAACACCCTTTTGTGCTCTTGTTGGATCGATATCGAAGAAAAACCCAATTTTTCATTGCCAAGATTTGGGCCATGATAACTGTTGctccattttttaaaattgagtttGAAGGACTGGAGAATCTACCTTCTCCAGATGCTCCTGCTGTGTATGTCTCAAACCACCAGAGTTTTCTAGATATATATACGCTTCTCACTCTTGGTAGAAGCTTTAAGTTCATCAGCAAGACCGGGATATTTCTATTTCCCATTATCGGGTGGGCCATGTTTATGCTGGGTGTCATTCCTTTGAAGCGCATGGATAGCAGAAGCCAGTTG GAATGTCTTAAACGATGCATAGAACTAGTAAAGAAGGGGACCTCTGTATTTTTCTTCCCAGAGGGAACACGGAGTAAAGATGGGAAATTAGGTATTTTCAAG AAAGGTGCATTCTCAGTTGCAGCAAAAACTAAGGTGCCTGTAGTCCCAATTACTCTCATGGGGACTGGAAAAATCATGCCTGCCGGAATGGAGAGCATCTTGAATTTAGGGTCTGTTAAAGTTGTTATTCATAAGCCGGTAGAAGGAAGCAATCCTGAAGTTCTGTGCAATGAAGTTAGAAATACAATTGCAAGTGTGCTTAATCAACAAAGTTGA
- the LOC8264823 gene encoding 1-acyl-sn-glycerol-3-phosphate acyltransferase BAT2, chloroplastic isoform X2, with product MELAFHPTHSYKRSSVHALSSSSLLYFSLLHGDIFFFLFWCGVSGGICPYRDALFNEFEEIVYFCISMEGIMIIGLHVGSSPVKRAIMRSTNNSAFSGSLCIPRKLVAVPWAEELNWPHFDSKLHKRNKLPRKTVVRSELVGNANPESAHPLSDIKLGAKVRGICFYAVTAIAAIFLFVLMLVQHPFVLLLDRYRRKTQFFIAKIWAMITVAPFFKIEFEGLENLPSPDAPAVYVSNHQSFLDIYTLLTLGRSFKFISKTGIFLFPIIGWAMFMLGVIPLKRMDSRSQLECLKRCIELVKKGTSVFFFPEGTRSKDGKLGIFKKGAFSVAAKTKVPVVPITLMGTGKIMPAGMESILNLGSVKVVIHKPVEGSNPEVLCNEVRNTIASVLNQQS from the exons ATGGAACTCGCTTTCCACCCGACTCATA gtTATAAAAGATCGAGTGTTCATgctttatcttcttcttcgcTGCTG TATTTTTCGCTTCTACATGGCgacattttcttcttccttttctggtgtGGGGTGAGTGGAGGGATATGTCCGTATCGTGATGCCTTGTTTAATGAATTCGAAGAgattgtttatttttgcatcAGTATGGAGGGCATCATGATTATTG GGCTGCATGTTGGATCCTCTCCAGTTAAGCGAGCAATTATGAGAAGTACAAATAATT CTGCTTTTAGTGGCTCTTTATGCATTCCAAGGAAGCTTGTGGCAGTACCATGGGCAGAGGAGCTCAACTGGCCACATTTTGACTCTaaactgcataaaagaaataagctGCCAAGAAAAACAGTTGTAAGATCTGAACTTGTGGGGaatgcaaatcctgaatctgCCCACCCCTTATCAG ATATAAAATTAGGGGCAAAAGTTAGGGGAATATGCTTTTATGCTGTCACTGCAATTGCTGCGATTTTTCTGTTTGTGCTGATGTTGGTACAACACCCTTTTGTGCTCTTGTTGGATCGATATCGAAGAAAAACCCAATTTTTCATTGCCAAGATTTGGGCCATGATAACTGTTGctccattttttaaaattgagtttGAAGGACTGGAGAATCTACCTTCTCCAGATGCTCCTGCTGTGTATGTCTCAAACCACCAGAGTTTTCTAGATATATATACGCTTCTCACTCTTGGTAGAAGCTTTAAGTTCATCAGCAAGACCGGGATATTTCTATTTCCCATTATCGGGTGGGCCATGTTTATGCTGGGTGTCATTCCTTTGAAGCGCATGGATAGCAGAAGCCAGTTG GAATGTCTTAAACGATGCATAGAACTAGTAAAGAAGGGGACCTCTGTATTTTTCTTCCCAGAGGGAACACGGAGTAAAGATGGGAAATTAGGTATTTTCAAG AAAGGTGCATTCTCAGTTGCAGCAAAAACTAAGGTGCCTGTAGTCCCAATTACTCTCATGGGGACTGGAAAAATCATGCCTGCCGGAATGGAGAGCATCTTGAATTTAGGGTCTGTTAAAGTTGTTATTCATAAGCCGGTAGAAGGAAGCAATCCTGAAGTTCTGTGCAATGAAGTTAGAAATACAATTGCAAGTGTGCTTAATCAACAAAGTTGA
- the LOC8264823 gene encoding 1-acyl-sn-glycerol-3-phosphate acyltransferase BAT2, chloroplastic isoform X3, whose product MELAFHPTHSNPLRLCYKRSSVHALSSSSLLYFSLLHGDIFFFLFWCGSSVHKGLHVGSSPVKRAIMRSTNNSAFSGSLCIPRKLVAVPWAEELNWPHFDSKLHKRNKLPRKTVVRSELVGNANPESAHPLSDIKLGAKVRGICFYAVTAIAAIFLFVLMLVQHPFVLLLDRYRRKTQFFIAKIWAMITVAPFFKIEFEGLENLPSPDAPAVYVSNHQSFLDIYTLLTLGRSFKFISKTGIFLFPIIGWAMFMLGVIPLKRMDSRSQLECLKRCIELVKKGTSVFFFPEGTRSKDGKLGIFKKGAFSVAAKTKVPVVPITLMGTGKIMPAGMESILNLGSVKVVIHKPVEGSNPEVLCNEVRNTIASVLNQQS is encoded by the exons ATGGAACTCGCTTTCCACCCGACTCATAGTAATCCTCTGCGTCTCT gtTATAAAAGATCGAGTGTTCATgctttatcttcttcttcgcTGCTG TATTTTTCGCTTCTACATGGCgacattttcttcttccttttctggtgtGGG TCCTCTGTGCATAAAGGGCTGCATGTTGGATCCTCTCCAGTTAAGCGAGCAATTATGAGAAGTACAAATAATT CTGCTTTTAGTGGCTCTTTATGCATTCCAAGGAAGCTTGTGGCAGTACCATGGGCAGAGGAGCTCAACTGGCCACATTTTGACTCTaaactgcataaaagaaataagctGCCAAGAAAAACAGTTGTAAGATCTGAACTTGTGGGGaatgcaaatcctgaatctgCCCACCCCTTATCAG ATATAAAATTAGGGGCAAAAGTTAGGGGAATATGCTTTTATGCTGTCACTGCAATTGCTGCGATTTTTCTGTTTGTGCTGATGTTGGTACAACACCCTTTTGTGCTCTTGTTGGATCGATATCGAAGAAAAACCCAATTTTTCATTGCCAAGATTTGGGCCATGATAACTGTTGctccattttttaaaattgagtttGAAGGACTGGAGAATCTACCTTCTCCAGATGCTCCTGCTGTGTATGTCTCAAACCACCAGAGTTTTCTAGATATATATACGCTTCTCACTCTTGGTAGAAGCTTTAAGTTCATCAGCAAGACCGGGATATTTCTATTTCCCATTATCGGGTGGGCCATGTTTATGCTGGGTGTCATTCCTTTGAAGCGCATGGATAGCAGAAGCCAGTTG GAATGTCTTAAACGATGCATAGAACTAGTAAAGAAGGGGACCTCTGTATTTTTCTTCCCAGAGGGAACACGGAGTAAAGATGGGAAATTAGGTATTTTCAAG AAAGGTGCATTCTCAGTTGCAGCAAAAACTAAGGTGCCTGTAGTCCCAATTACTCTCATGGGGACTGGAAAAATCATGCCTGCCGGAATGGAGAGCATCTTGAATTTAGGGTCTGTTAAAGTTGTTATTCATAAGCCGGTAGAAGGAAGCAATCCTGAAGTTCTGTGCAATGAAGTTAGAAATACAATTGCAAGTGTGCTTAATCAACAAAGTTGA
- the LOC8264823 gene encoding 1-acyl-sn-glycerol-3-phosphate acyltransferase BAT2, chloroplastic isoform X6, with the protein MRSTNNSAFSGSLCIPRKLVAVPWAEELNWPHFDSKLHKRNKLPRKTVVRSELVGNANPESAHPLSDIKLGAKVRGICFYAVTAIAAIFLFVLMLVQHPFVLLLDRYRRKTQFFIAKIWAMITVAPFFKIEFEGLENLPSPDAPAVYVSNHQSFLDIYTLLTLGRSFKFISKTGIFLFPIIGWAMFMLGVIPLKRMDSRSQLECLKRCIELVKKGTSVFFFPEGTRSKDGKLGIFKKGAFSVAAKTKVPVVPITLMGTGKIMPAGMESILNLGSVKVVIHKPVEGSNPEVLCNEVRNTIASVLNQQS; encoded by the exons ATGAGAAGTACAAATAATT CTGCTTTTAGTGGCTCTTTATGCATTCCAAGGAAGCTTGTGGCAGTACCATGGGCAGAGGAGCTCAACTGGCCACATTTTGACTCTaaactgcataaaagaaataagctGCCAAGAAAAACAGTTGTAAGATCTGAACTTGTGGGGaatgcaaatcctgaatctgCCCACCCCTTATCAG ATATAAAATTAGGGGCAAAAGTTAGGGGAATATGCTTTTATGCTGTCACTGCAATTGCTGCGATTTTTCTGTTTGTGCTGATGTTGGTACAACACCCTTTTGTGCTCTTGTTGGATCGATATCGAAGAAAAACCCAATTTTTCATTGCCAAGATTTGGGCCATGATAACTGTTGctccattttttaaaattgagtttGAAGGACTGGAGAATCTACCTTCTCCAGATGCTCCTGCTGTGTATGTCTCAAACCACCAGAGTTTTCTAGATATATATACGCTTCTCACTCTTGGTAGAAGCTTTAAGTTCATCAGCAAGACCGGGATATTTCTATTTCCCATTATCGGGTGGGCCATGTTTATGCTGGGTGTCATTCCTTTGAAGCGCATGGATAGCAGAAGCCAGTTG GAATGTCTTAAACGATGCATAGAACTAGTAAAGAAGGGGACCTCTGTATTTTTCTTCCCAGAGGGAACACGGAGTAAAGATGGGAAATTAGGTATTTTCAAG AAAGGTGCATTCTCAGTTGCAGCAAAAACTAAGGTGCCTGTAGTCCCAATTACTCTCATGGGGACTGGAAAAATCATGCCTGCCGGAATGGAGAGCATCTTGAATTTAGGGTCTGTTAAAGTTGTTATTCATAAGCCGGTAGAAGGAAGCAATCCTGAAGTTCTGTGCAATGAAGTTAGAAATACAATTGCAAGTGTGCTTAATCAACAAAGTTGA